Genomic segment of Vitis riparia cultivar Riparia Gloire de Montpellier isolate 1030 chromosome 19, EGFV_Vit.rip_1.0, whole genome shotgun sequence:
TAGGCATCAAACGATCAATGTGCTATCACAAAATGggggtcagtgtacaataaagagcatAAATATAGCTTACATGTCACTAAATCAAGTACAAAAGTCATCACATGTCATAAttcattcaaattgatttttattttaaagaagatTCTttgatgtagggcccccaccaaagcccgtttattttacatgaattaattccgTAAACTCCATCACTCGGAATTatagaatttaaattcatgtttattttaaatcattttaaaatcagAGGAGATGTGTGTACTGCTCaccagaaaagaaaatggcggcaaagttttattaaaaataggatttttgatACCTAAgactctaaggatgaaaattttggagcTGAGATTTATTAGAAAAGAAAGTTAGAAATTGAAGGATCATTTAAAGAATAGGATTTagaaagctatttttaaaactaggaggaagaaatggaaaaaggaaCGTGgtcaaaggtggccatgcatagtTCATGCAAGGGTGGAGGCTTGATTTGGAGCCAACTGCTCCAAGCGTTTTGCATGAAACACGTGGCTACAGGGTAACTAGAGTAGCTCCTATGAAGGGTCCACATTTCCACCGCCATTCTAGCTTAGTCCATTCCTTCTCAAATGTCCATGACAATCTTCTGTGGCCGTCACCCGCGTCGGAGAACCCGTAAACCGAACCAGGCTGCTGAAACCCTAGGAACCGTTCAGCCAAGGCGATGTAATCAGAAACGGGTTGATCCCACTGGGTGGCTCGCTCTCGGACCTCGTCTTCCGATGCATTACAGAGCCAGGTGTGGAGGCCGTCGGTGATAGAGAGGTGGAAATGGGAAGGAAACCAGGTGGCCTTGATGAAGATGGATTCCGATTGGTTAGGAATTTGAAGCTTCAAGCATGAATGTCTGGGTGTCGGCTCCATTGATCTGGGTTGGGGTTATCGGCTTCCACTCGATACAATGCGTGCAGGGGAAGACTCCATTGTCAAGGGTTCCCGCCTTCTCAATATATCCCAGCAGTAGTGGCCTTTCCTTTGCTAAAATGATAGGAGCGAACACCTCTCGTACCAAACCCAAATATGCCATTGAGAGTAACCCCATCCAAAAAGGAGCCAATCTGGTCTTCACTACAATCAAATATAATCCGTGCACCAAAACCATTGGTAAGATATGCAATTTTGTAAGGATAAGTGACATTTGTAGCAGAACATGGGTTTCTTGATTGACACGAAGCTGTTGCAGGGAACATTTATGCCATATCCCATGGGTTTCTACGAAACCGCTCAATACAAAGATCAGATTCATTGATTTGAACATGAGAAGATGCATCACCCAAAATCGGAATCGTAGCCACAGCAGCAAGTGAAGTGTGCCGACACTTTCCAACAATGATGGCTTGCTTAAACAGCCCACTAATGTCTCTCTCAAAGCCAACAACTCCTGAGGACACTCGCTTTTGACTCACATTTGGCCTTCTTCACTTCACATAATGTGCACACTCCCAGTATTGAATGATGGAATCTGCAGCGCTACTCACACTTTTGACGAAGATAACAACTTGATTGAAGTCCAATGCATCAAGGAGAtcattcaacttatgatttttctCGAGCTCACTCAGTTTGATGTAGTGCTATACAAGACCATGAAAGGTCAACTTGACGTCGTATTTCACAAATTGGAGTATCTGTCTAAGAAACACCACCAGAAAGTTTCACTTTAATGTCTCTCAAATGGTCACTCTGAGCTTCCATTGAATCCCCACTTGGTCGGCCACTTATAGGTGGGGAGAGATGGGTTTTCCTCCAGTTTCGAGTTCTCACTCAGATTTTCAAAGGATGGTGCTCTACACCGCGCTGTTTGATAAGAGAAATCTAAGGATAATGTATAAATCTGAGGCTTTGATGGGACCTTGGAGAAAATTACAAAGAAAGAATGACGTGGTGAGTGACAAGTCAAGACTTCCCTTCACACAATCCTAAGTCTCCTTCTAAGCATTTCAGCCTGACTGCTAGATAAGGATTGAGGTTTTGATTTATCACCAGAGGCAAGACAATGTCTTGATACATTAAAAATGTTGGGAATAAACTCTCGAAATTTGACCACTTCAGCTTCATCTTGAGTGAACTCTAGAAAAGACCCAACAGCCTTGAGAGCAGCAACTCTAACATGATTATTGGTCTCATCCTGTAAGCACTTGAGGATCTCAGCTGCGCCCCTAGCGGTTAGAAGGTAGTAACGCATGACGTAGAAGGCCTCCGTCTGCCTGTACTAAAGAACTTCCACATAAATAACCCAGCCATGATCAGAATCCATAAGCAAATAACCCCAAATTCTCCTCCGGTTCTCTTGTAGATAATACAACAGCTTCGTGCTCATTCTTTGTATTAAGCCTCTCTTTCTCAACCCCTTTGAACAATGATAAACAATTTTCACTATAGCACCATCCATGTCCCGTTGTGAGCATAAAGCTCTGCATGCGAATACTCCAGCTGCTGGTGcattttctatatttcattTGGCGCCAAATCAAAATTATCAACAAGCTCATGTTGAATATTGCAAACGCGATTAGCATTCATGCGAACACTAAGAGTTTCCTCGGCTTGGATAACAACAAGAGTGTTACAAAGTCTTATAGCAGCTTAAGTATCTCCACCAAATGAAATCTCCAATGCCCTGATGCCATAAAACCAGCTGACCGAATCTGAATCGCTCATCCCAACCCACAATCGCGATGCCAAGACTTCATGCATGAGAATCGATGTGTATGAAGGGGTGGATATCATTAGTAACATGGATGATGGGAGAAGGGTATTAATGGGCATGAGGACATGAGGGAAATGAGAATGACCATAAGCATAGAGTGGGTTAGAGTCAAATCACAGGTGGTGAAAGAAATGGGTATGAAAGAAATATGAAGGCAAGGGTGATTTGGCGAGTGGTATGGTTTGATGGGGTCATCATTGTTATGATGGAATTTTAATTGTTCATCCTTGATGACTGAGGAACCTATCTCCGTCAAAATCGGATTCTCCTGCTGCCAACCGTATAACTGGAACTCCAGCTTGGACAAGTGTAGTTGCCAAATCAATTATAGCAATTGTTTTTGAAGGCTTCACAGAATTTACTCTTGAGCTCAATGAGATGTCAACCTCCACTTGGTTGGTTATGCCCTCTGCCCTTACATGGGTACCCATTCTAAGGCGCTGCACATGAAACCTCTTCTCTAATGATTTGGAGATCCTCCCTTGTCTGGGCTTCAAGCAATCCCCATCATatccaaaatcaacaaaactaaTGAGCCAGTTAAACCATCCTCCTCTGATCTTCTTCTGTTGTTCCTTATTTCTTCCCCTGGAAATTAGAATCCTCCTTTTGCTCCTACTCATCTAACTTCACCTCGTggaagatgacagaaatggctctggaagcctaaacgagatgatagaaatggctctggaagcctaaacaagatgacaagaATGACTCTGAATGCGAAACCgagaatgcgactctgaacgtctatctgaaaaccgatgatggctctgaatgccgaaactgaaaagtgacaatgatggctctgaacgccgaaactagaaagtaatgatggctctgaatgccaaagctgagaagtgatgatgatgactctgaacgtcaaactgagaaatgataacaactctgaacgccgaaacctagaatgtgactctgaacgtctatctgaaaaccgatgatggctctgaatgctgaaacgtgagaagcgatgatgatggctctgaatgccgaactgAAAATGTGTGACATGGTGACTCTAAATGTCGTAAACCGTGAATGATCGGtgactttgaacgccaaactggaaggaaatgatgagaggggggggggggggggggaatatgccctagtgtggcATGACGCTGCAAATCTCAAACCGCTGGAAATGACTGAAATggactctacgagtctcgaacgaTGCTCCACTGaaatggggaatatgccccagtatggcgtGAAGTGCATCTGATCTGTCCTGATAACCTGAGACTAACTCTACAGGGATGCGTAAAAGATCTGATACGTACCTCACTGAAGTGATGAAGTGGGAAATCCAGGCACCTAAGATAACTCCGTCCAGGAATCACAACTATATCAGAGAGTATGAATCTGGCTGAAcgactcaagagaggctcctcgGAGTATCAGGACAAATGAAAATCAATCATCAACCTAGCGTGTATCTCACAACCAGGGATGATCGTGCAAATCAATGGGGATCTACACATCTCGACCGAA
This window contains:
- the LOC117908272 gene encoding DNA repair protein XRCC4-like yields the protein MEPTPRHSCLKLQIPNQSESIFIKATWFPSHFHLSITDGLHTWLCNASEDEVRERATQWDQPVSDYIALAERFLGFQQPGSVYGFSDAGDGHRRLSWTFEKEWTKLEWRWKCGPFIGATLVTL